In Amycolatopsis methanolica 239, a single genomic region encodes these proteins:
- a CDS encoding TetR/AcrR family transcriptional regulator, with product MSMPRKRGPGRPRKLPVADQRALVLAAAGHVFATSGLQGATIEQIAREAGLTRQAVYELYGDKNALFAAVVEHAEEQAYAAIAAAGASDADLDLKSWARKNYANLFDFVAEHPDALPLFQEAERTGNFALSRLRKRLALVYTEASGQRWAEFGVEPGRADTALVTMYFAMVESLVRLNWNGDAPDRDALIDLLTEFTIGGVLRLYSQAPEVIARVR from the coding sequence ATGTCAATGCCCCGAAAGCGTGGCCCCGGCAGGCCCCGGAAGCTGCCGGTAGCCGATCAGCGCGCGCTCGTGCTCGCCGCGGCGGGGCACGTGTTCGCCACGAGCGGCCTGCAGGGCGCCACGATCGAACAGATCGCCCGCGAGGCCGGTCTGACCCGGCAGGCGGTCTACGAGCTCTACGGCGACAAGAACGCGTTGTTCGCGGCCGTGGTCGAACACGCCGAGGAACAGGCCTACGCGGCGATCGCCGCCGCCGGCGCGAGCGATGCCGATCTGGACCTGAAGAGCTGGGCGCGCAAGAACTACGCGAACCTGTTCGACTTCGTCGCGGAGCACCCGGACGCGCTGCCGCTGTTCCAGGAAGCCGAGCGCACCGGCAATTTCGCGTTGTCCCGGCTGCGGAAGCGGCTGGCCCTGGTCTACACCGAGGCGAGCGGGCAGCGATGGGCGGAGTTCGGCGTCGAACCGGGCCGGGCGGACACCGCGCTGGTCACGATGTACTTCGCGATGGTCGAGTCGCTGGTGCGGCTCAACTGGAATGGCGACGCGCCGGACCGCGACGCGTTGATCGACCTGCTGACCGAGTTCACGATCGGCGGTGTGCTGCGGCTGTACAGCCAAGCGCCGGAGGTCATCGCGCGCGTCCGGTAG
- a CDS encoding lipase family protein, protein MRLSNRRLAAIVTAAVAALSLTTTPAGAMTSSDFYDPPAALPSDNGAIIRHAPSEFFLDPVKLLRAPADVQRIMYRSTDTHGDAVAVTGTVLTPKTPWHGAGERPLIAYAPGTQGLGDQCAPSMALAAGGEYEGPFIAGLLARGYAVVVTDYEGLGTPGVHTYVNRKAEGHAVLDSIRAAQQLPGVPADGPVAIAGYSQGGGASAAAAELQPSYAPELDLKGAYAGAVPADLAAVGRSLDGAYAVGFLMFAVASVNYAYPELRITDVLNDRGKALEAQVENECTVESIVNHAFTRTADLTVDGRSIGEYLAEEPYASVVEEQRIGTLEPEVPMYVVHSALDDIVPYEQGRTMARNWCDEGATVQFDTLAVPTHVGGAVAGYPAAFAWLEGRFAGKAAPDNCGEF, encoded by the coding sequence ATGCGCCTTTCGAATCGCCGGCTCGCGGCGATCGTGACCGCGGCGGTCGCCGCGCTGTCGTTGACGACCACGCCCGCCGGCGCCATGACCTCCTCTGACTTCTACGATCCGCCGGCCGCCCTCCCGAGTGACAACGGCGCCATCATCCGTCACGCGCCGAGTGAGTTCTTCCTCGACCCGGTGAAACTGCTCCGCGCTCCCGCCGACGTCCAGCGGATCATGTACCGCAGCACGGACACGCACGGTGACGCCGTCGCGGTCACCGGAACCGTGCTGACGCCGAAGACGCCGTGGCACGGCGCGGGCGAGCGGCCGCTCATCGCCTACGCGCCCGGCACGCAGGGCCTCGGCGACCAGTGCGCGCCGTCGATGGCCCTGGCCGCGGGCGGGGAGTACGAGGGCCCGTTCATCGCCGGCCTGCTCGCGCGCGGCTACGCCGTGGTCGTCACCGACTACGAGGGCCTCGGCACCCCCGGCGTGCACACGTACGTCAACCGCAAGGCCGAGGGCCACGCTGTCCTCGACTCGATCCGCGCGGCGCAGCAGCTACCGGGCGTGCCCGCCGACGGGCCGGTCGCCATCGCCGGTTACTCGCAGGGCGGTGGCGCATCCGCAGCGGCCGCCGAGCTGCAGCCGTCCTACGCGCCGGAGCTGGACCTCAAGGGCGCCTACGCGGGCGCGGTGCCGGCGGACCTGGCCGCGGTCGGCCGCAGCCTGGACGGCGCCTACGCGGTCGGGTTCCTGATGTTCGCGGTCGCGAGCGTCAACTACGCCTACCCCGAGCTGCGGATCACCGACGTCCTCAACGACCGGGGCAAGGCGCTCGAAGCCCAGGTCGAGAACGAGTGCACCGTCGAGTCGATCGTGAACCACGCGTTCACCCGCACCGCCGACCTGACCGTCGACGGCCGTTCGATCGGCGAGTATCTGGCCGAGGAGCCGTACGCGTCGGTGGTCGAGGAGCAGCGGATCGGGACGCTCGAACCGGAGGTGCCGATGTACGTCGTGCACAGCGCGCTGGACGACATCGTGCCCTACGAGCAGGGCCGGACCATGGCGCGGAACTGGTGCGACGAAGGCGCCACCGTGCAGTTCGACACCCTCGCGGTGCCGACCCACGTCGGTGGCGCCGTCGCCGGCTACCCGGCCGCCTTCGCCTGGCTGGAAGGCCGGTTCGCGGGCAAGGCAGCACCTGACAACTGCGGGGAGTTCTGA
- a CDS encoding HNH endonuclease family protein, giving the protein MRIARNSLIVLGLSALFTTGLATGTAVAEPPNIPSETTARSELAALTVQADGTSTGYSRDKFPHWDDQGGSCNTREVVLKRDGTNVVTDSSCAATSGTWKSPYDGATWTAASDVDIDHVVPLAAAWRTGASAWTTAKREAFANDLTNPQLIAVTDNVNQAKGDKSPDEWKPPLTGYWCTYAKMWIDVKYEWQLTIDSAEKAALTEMLDRC; this is encoded by the coding sequence ATGCGCATCGCCCGAAACTCGCTGATCGTCCTCGGCCTCTCGGCCCTGTTCACCACCGGCCTCGCGACCGGCACCGCGGTCGCCGAGCCGCCGAACATCCCGTCCGAGACCACCGCCCGCTCCGAGCTGGCGGCGCTGACCGTCCAGGCGGACGGCACGTCCACCGGCTACTCGCGCGACAAGTTCCCGCACTGGGACGACCAGGGCGGCAGCTGCAACACCCGCGAGGTCGTGCTGAAGCGGGACGGCACGAACGTCGTGACCGATTCCAGTTGCGCCGCCACGTCGGGCACGTGGAAAAGCCCGTACGACGGCGCCACCTGGACGGCCGCTTCCGACGTCGACATCGACCACGTCGTGCCGCTGGCCGCCGCGTGGCGGACCGGCGCGTCGGCATGGACCACCGCCAAGCGCGAGGCGTTCGCCAACGACCTGACCAACCCGCAGCTGATCGCCGTCACCGACAACGTCAACCAGGCAAAGGGCGACAAGTCGCCGGACGAGTGGAAGCCTCCGCTCACCGGCTACTGGTGCACCTACGCGAAGATGTGGATCGACGTGAAGTACGAGTGGCAGCTGACGATCGACAGCGCGGAGAAGGCGGCGCTGACGGAGATGCTGGACCGCTGCTGA
- a CDS encoding TIGR03564 family F420-dependent LLM class oxidoreductase, whose protein sequence is MRNPRHPAAVAGDHEHRSGAGHRGHDQLRRRGRGPGEAGGGRRAEVGVVRAAVRLRRGRAGDRGRARGAGVVGRHVGHPDLRTAPAAGLQPAQTAQAATHGRFRLGLALGAKNLLEGSFGLTYERPVARLREFLTVLRELFTTGTADFRGEVLTAVPPLPATVPGADPVPLLVAAMGPQALRATGELADGTLPYLAGPKVLAGEIVPAITAAASGQPRVIAFVAGVVTSDVEQVRANAVEQLAFYERIPSYQRVIGLEGASRAGELAVVGDEETVAAEVRRYFDAGATEVVFTQTDLGSAEDQRRTWRLLGELSGK, encoded by the coding sequence ATGCGGAATCCGCGCCACCCGGCCGCCGTTGCCGGTGATCATGAGCATCGGAGTGGCGCTGGCCACCGCGGACACGACCAACTACGTCGACGCGGTCGTGGCCCAGGCGAAGCAGGTGGCGGCCGACGGGCTGAAGTCGGTGTGGTTCGGGCAGCGGTTCGACTACGACGCGGCCGCGCTGGCGACCGTGGTCGGGCGCGAGGTGCCGGAGTTGTCGGTCGGCACGTCGGCCATCCCGATCTTCGGACGGCACCCGCTGCTGGTCTCCAGCCGGCCCAGACCGCGCAGGCCGCCACGCACGGGCGGTTCCGGCTCGGGCTGGCGCTGGGCGCGAAAAACCTGCTGGAAGGCAGTTTCGGCCTCACCTACGAGCGTCCGGTGGCCCGGCTGCGCGAGTTCCTGACCGTGCTGCGCGAGCTGTTCACCACCGGCACCGCCGACTTCCGCGGCGAAGTGCTCACCGCCGTGCCGCCGCTGCCGGCCACGGTTCCCGGCGCGGACCCGGTGCCGCTGCTGGTCGCCGCGATGGGGCCGCAGGCGCTGCGCGCCACCGGGGAACTCGCCGACGGCACCCTGCCCTACCTGGCCGGGCCGAAGGTGCTGGCCGGTGAGATCGTCCCGGCCATCACCGCCGCCGCGAGCGGGCAGCCACGCGTCATCGCCTTCGTGGCCGGCGTGGTCACCTCCGACGTCGAGCAGGTGCGGGCCAACGCCGTCGAGCAGCTCGCGTTCTACGAGCGGATCCCGTCCTACCAGCGGGTCATCGGCCTGGAGGGCGCGTCGCGGGCCGGTGAGCTGGCGGTCGTCGGCGACGAGGAGACCGTCGCGGCCGAGGTCCGGCGCTACTTCGACGCCGGGGCCACCGAGGTGGTGTTCACCCAGACCGACCTGGGCAGCGCCGAGGACCAGCGGCGCACCTGGCGGTTGCTGGGGGAACTGTCCGGGAAGTGA
- a CDS encoding adenylosuccinate synthase — protein MPAIVLIGAQWGDEGKGKATDLLGDRVQWVVRYQGGNNAGHTVVLPNGENFALHLIPSGILTPGVTNVIGNGVVVDPGVLLDELDGLEKRGVDTSRLLLSADAHLIMPYHVAIDKVTERYLGSRKIGTTGRGIGPCYQDKIARVGVRVQDLLDEKIFRQKVEAALEFKNQVLVKVYNRKALDADQVADEVLAAGEKFAHRIADTRLQLNKALEKGETVLLEGSQGTLLDVDHGTYPFVTSSNPTAGGASAGSGIGPGRIGTVLGILKAYTTRVGSGPFPTELNDAMGEHLRKAGGEFGVTTGRSRRTGWFDAVIARYATRVNGITDYFLTKLDVLSGLERVPICVGYEVDGFRTEDMPMTQTDVHHAVPIYEELPGWWEDISHCRTFEELPANARAYVERIEELSQARVSAIGVGPGREQTIVRHEFV, from the coding sequence ATGCCGGCCATCGTGCTCATCGGTGCCCAGTGGGGCGATGAAGGCAAGGGCAAGGCCACCGACCTGCTCGGCGACCGCGTCCAGTGGGTCGTCCGCTACCAGGGCGGCAACAACGCCGGTCACACGGTCGTGCTCCCCAACGGGGAGAACTTCGCCCTGCACCTCATCCCGTCCGGGATCCTCACGCCGGGCGTGACCAACGTGATCGGCAACGGCGTGGTCGTCGACCCGGGCGTGCTGCTCGACGAGCTGGACGGCCTGGAGAAGCGCGGCGTGGACACCAGCCGCCTGCTGCTCTCCGCCGACGCGCACCTGATCATGCCGTACCACGTGGCGATCGATAAGGTCACCGAGCGTTACCTCGGCAGCCGCAAGATCGGCACCACCGGCCGCGGCATCGGCCCGTGCTACCAGGACAAGATCGCCCGCGTCGGCGTCCGCGTGCAGGACCTGCTCGACGAGAAGATCTTCCGCCAGAAGGTCGAGGCGGCCCTGGAGTTCAAAAACCAGGTGCTGGTCAAGGTCTACAACCGCAAAGCGCTCGACGCCGACCAGGTGGCCGACGAGGTGCTGGCCGCGGGCGAGAAGTTCGCGCACCGCATCGCCGACACGCGGCTGCAGCTGAACAAGGCCCTGGAGAAGGGCGAGACGGTGCTGCTGGAGGGGTCGCAGGGCACGCTGCTCGACGTCGACCACGGCACCTACCCGTTCGTGACGTCGTCGAACCCGACCGCGGGTGGCGCGAGCGCCGGGTCGGGCATCGGGCCGGGCCGCATCGGCACCGTGCTCGGCATCCTCAAGGCCTACACCACGCGCGTCGGGTCGGGCCCGTTCCCGACCGAGCTGAACGACGCGATGGGCGAGCACCTGCGCAAGGCGGGCGGCGAGTTCGGCGTCACCACCGGGCGGTCGCGCCGCACCGGCTGGTTCGACGCGGTGATCGCCCGGTACGCCACGCGGGTCAACGGGATCACCGACTACTTCCTCACCAAGCTCGACGTGCTGTCCGGCCTGGAGCGGGTGCCGATCTGCGTCGGGTACGAGGTGGACGGCTTCCGCACCGAGGACATGCCGATGACGCAGACGGACGTGCACCACGCCGTGCCGATCTACGAGGAGCTGCCCGGCTGGTGGGAGGACATCTCGCACTGCCGGACGTTCGAGGAGCTGCCGGCGAACGCGCGCGCCTACGTGGAGCGGATCGAGGAGCTGTCGCAGGCCCGGGTCTCGGCCATCGGCGTCGGCCCGGGCCGCGAACAGACCATCGTCCGCCACGAATTCGTCTAG
- the fbaA gene encoding class II fructose-bisphosphate aldolase, with protein sequence MPIATPEVYAEMLDRAKAGEFAYPAINVTSSETLNAALRGFADAESDGIIQISTGGAEFASGTRVKDMVTGATALAEFAHVVAEKYPVNIALHTDHCPKDKLDGFVRPLIALSQERVNKGQNPLFQSHMWDGSAIDLDENLEIATELLAKAAAAKIILEVEIGVVGGEEDGVSNDINEKLYTAEGDFVKTVDALGTGEKGRYLLAATFGNVHGAYKPGAVKLRPEVLKRGQQVAAEKLGLAEGSKPFELVFHGGSGSLLSEIHEAVSYGVVKMNIDTDTQYAFSRPIADHFFKNYDGVLKIDGEVGNKKTYDPRSYLKQAEAAMAKRIVEAAEHLKSAGQKLS encoded by the coding sequence ATGCCCATCGCCACCCCCGAGGTCTACGCGGAGATGCTGGACCGGGCCAAGGCGGGCGAGTTCGCGTACCCGGCGATCAACGTGACCTCGTCGGAGACCCTCAACGCCGCCCTGCGCGGGTTCGCCGACGCGGAGAGCGACGGGATCATCCAGATCTCGACCGGTGGCGCCGAGTTCGCCTCTGGCACCCGGGTCAAGGACATGGTGACCGGCGCGACCGCGCTCGCCGAGTTCGCGCACGTCGTCGCCGAGAAGTACCCGGTCAACATCGCCCTGCACACCGACCACTGCCCCAAGGACAAGCTGGACGGCTTCGTCCGCCCGCTGATCGCCCTGTCCCAGGAGCGCGTGAACAAGGGCCAGAACCCGCTGTTCCAGTCGCACATGTGGGACGGCTCGGCCATCGACCTGGACGAGAACCTGGAGATCGCCACCGAGCTGCTCGCCAAGGCGGCCGCCGCGAAGATCATCCTCGAGGTGGAGATCGGCGTCGTCGGCGGTGAAGAGGACGGCGTCTCGAACGACATCAACGAGAAGCTGTACACCGCCGAGGGCGACTTCGTGAAGACCGTCGATGCGCTGGGCACCGGCGAGAAGGGCCGCTACCTGCTCGCCGCCACCTTCGGCAACGTGCACGGCGCCTACAAGCCCGGCGCGGTCAAGCTGCGCCCGGAGGTGCTCAAGCGCGGCCAGCAGGTCGCGGCCGAGAAGCTGGGCCTCGCCGAGGGCAGCAAGCCGTTCGAGCTCGTCTTCCACGGCGGCTCCGGCTCGCTGCTGTCCGAGATCCACGAGGCGGTGTCCTACGGCGTGGTGAAGATGAACATCGACACCGACACCCAGTACGCCTTCTCCCGCCCGATCGCCGACCACTTCTTCAAGAACTACGACGGCGTCCTGAAGATCGACGGCGAGGTCGGCAACAAGAAGACCTACGACCCGCGCAGCTACCTCAAGCAGGCCGAGGCCGCGATGGCCAAGCGCATCGTCGAGGCCGCCGAGCACCTCAAGTCGGCGGGCCAGAAGCTCAGCTGA
- a CDS encoding LLM class flavin-dependent oxidoreductase, whose translation MHVTYDEILRVWQEADRLPQIEDAWLWDHLLPLAGPADGPVHEGWTLLTALAAQTERLRLGLLVSSNRHRHHAMLGKITSTLDVVSRGRLVVGLGAGGTHQPAGAGGIPRESPAIAEYAAYGLTLVPPAEGLGRLAESIEIPKLMWTRDRFDFDGRYYTLTGTRNEPKPVQRPGPPLLIGGWGTRMPRLVAEHADAWNIPGPPHNTVEFVAERNRVLDRHCAEIGRDPREIQRSVQLIVSYDAPASSRDLVRRLAVTGMEHIVLSLRAPYPPGAARWLVDEITTAVP comes from the coding sequence ATGCACGTCACCTACGACGAGATCCTGCGGGTCTGGCAGGAAGCCGACCGCCTGCCGCAGATCGAGGACGCCTGGCTCTGGGACCACCTCCTGCCACTCGCCGGGCCCGCGGACGGTCCGGTCCACGAGGGCTGGACCCTGCTCACCGCCCTGGCCGCGCAGACCGAGCGGCTGCGGCTGGGCCTGCTGGTGTCCAGCAACCGGCACCGCCACCATGCGATGCTCGGCAAGATCACCAGCACGCTGGACGTCGTTTCCCGCGGCCGGCTGGTCGTCGGCCTGGGCGCGGGCGGCACGCACCAGCCGGCCGGGGCGGGCGGGATTCCCCGCGAAAGCCCGGCCATCGCGGAGTACGCCGCATACGGCCTCACCCTCGTGCCGCCCGCCGAGGGCCTCGGCCGGCTCGCGGAGAGCATCGAGATCCCCAAGCTGATGTGGACGCGGGACCGCTTCGACTTCGACGGGCGGTACTACACGCTGACCGGCACTCGGAACGAACCGAAGCCGGTGCAGCGCCCGGGACCGCCGCTGCTGATCGGCGGCTGGGGCACCCGGATGCCGCGGCTGGTCGCCGAACACGCGGACGCATGGAACATCCCGGGGCCGCCGCACAACACCGTCGAGTTCGTCGCCGAGCGAAACCGGGTCCTCGACCGGCACTGCGCGGAGATCGGCCGCGATCCACGCGAGATCCAGCGGTCCGTGCAGCTGATCGTGTCCTACGACGCCCCGGCGAGCTCACGGGATCTCGTGCGGCGGCTGGCCGTTACGGGGATGGAGCACATCGTGCTGAGCCTGCGGGCGCCGTACCCGCCGGGCGCCGCGCGGTGGCTGGTCGACGAGATCACGACAGCCGTGCCGTGA
- a CDS encoding MarR family winged helix-turn-helix transcriptional regulator, giving the protein MAGEPPDVLTGRLGYLLKHTQLALTAAVARALEPFGLDGRELAVLAVLAAEYPLSQLAAAERLGVDRTTMVALVDVLEDKGFVERRRSQEDRRKNIVELTGLGRETLDKAERARGDAEREFLAPLGKAGADRLVGDLRALLTADRRS; this is encoded by the coding sequence ATGGCGGGTGAACCTCCCGACGTGCTGACCGGGCGGCTCGGCTATCTCCTCAAGCACACGCAGCTGGCGTTGACCGCGGCGGTCGCGCGTGCGCTCGAACCGTTCGGGCTCGACGGCCGTGAGCTGGCGGTGCTGGCCGTGCTGGCGGCCGAGTACCCGCTGTCCCAGCTCGCCGCCGCCGAGCGGCTCGGCGTCGACCGCACCACGATGGTCGCGCTGGTGGATGTGCTGGAGGACAAGGGTTTCGTCGAGCGGCGCCGCAGTCAGGAGGACCGGCGGAAGAACATCGTCGAGCTGACCGGCCTCGGCCGGGAGACCCTCGACAAGGCCGAGCGCGCGCGGGGCGACGCCGAACGGGAGTTCCTCGCCCCGCTCGGCAAGGCTGGCGCCGATCGCCTGGTCGGCGACCTGCGCGCCCTCCTCACTGCGGATCGGCGATCCTGA
- a CDS encoding DUF3151 domain-containing protein, protein MTNLLEPDPTRLPERVDAQAAMDAGTDPSDVAAEHPDFSEAWAALAERALEVGEFVPAYAFARTGYHRGLDQLRRAGWKGFGPIPWDHRPNQGFLRALAALAKAAQRLGETEEYERCRKFIADSDPAAAAATGLQ, encoded by the coding sequence ATGACGAACCTGCTGGAACCCGACCCCACCCGGCTGCCCGAGCGCGTGGACGCGCAGGCCGCGATGGACGCCGGCACCGACCCGTCCGACGTGGCCGCCGAACACCCCGACTTCAGCGAAGCCTGGGCGGCGCTGGCCGAGCGGGCGCTGGAGGTGGGCGAGTTCGTCCCCGCCTACGCCTTCGCCCGCACCGGCTACCACCGCGGCCTGGATCAGCTGCGCCGCGCCGGCTGGAAGGGCTTCGGCCCGATCCCCTGGGACCACCGCCCGAACCAGGGCTTCCTGCGTGCCCTCGCCGCCCTCGCGAAGGCGGCCCAGCGCCTCGGCGAGACCGAGGAGTACGAGCGGTGCCGGAAGTTCATCGCCGACTCCGACCCGGCGGCCGCCGCGGCGACCGGCCTCCAGTAG
- a CDS encoding FAD/NAD(P)-binding protein, producing MTPSQLAIVGAGPRGVGVLERLSANAAELLGPAGLVVHLIDPFPPGAGRIWRYEQSPLLRMNSMAEDVTMFTDDTVTMDGPVRTGPSLWQWAQEVRAGRIRYDVPEDLRDELAALRGTSFPTRRLASAYLDWVYRHVLAGLAPGIEVVEHRTRATRIDETRVWLDGVDEPLAVDVIVLAVGHLDAEPGSGERELAEFADAHGLAYYPAGYTADVGYQHVAPGEPVLVRGFGLAFVDLMLLLTEGRGGRFEERSGGLVYHPSGAEPVLHIGSRRGVPYHAKPGYRLQGSALRLPRFFGPERVAELLARDRHLDFHADVWPHVAKELAWGCYSELFTGHPSRVLMSFDDFSRCFADFAWDSAEMRALVRRAVPAEEDRLDLERLDRPLAGLRFETAEEFGKHLRSYVEADLVRRADPAYSADLGAFMALLSAYQQMPSLTATGALDVSDVDGWWHGFFSYYASGPPPRRLHELLALHQAGVVSFLGADVSISLSPEGFVASSGSFPGSMTARTLIEARLPRPSVARASDGLLAQLRGAGELAEEHVRDLPSGRISTRVSDGRLLDAAGRPQPRRFALGPHTSARSAAAFTRPRTNGPSFRQNDAAAREILRLVG from the coding sequence ATGACGCCGTCTCAGCTCGCGATCGTGGGGGCGGGGCCGCGTGGCGTCGGCGTGCTGGAGCGGCTGTCGGCGAACGCGGCCGAGTTGCTCGGGCCCGCGGGCCTGGTGGTGCACCTGATCGACCCCTTTCCGCCTGGCGCGGGCCGGATCTGGCGGTACGAGCAGTCGCCCCTGCTGCGGATGAACTCGATGGCCGAGGACGTCACGATGTTCACCGACGACACGGTGACGATGGACGGGCCGGTCCGGACGGGGCCGTCGCTGTGGCAGTGGGCGCAGGAGGTGCGCGCCGGGCGGATCCGCTACGACGTGCCCGAGGACCTGCGGGACGAGCTCGCGGCGTTGCGCGGAACGTCCTTCCCGACGCGGCGGCTGGCGAGCGCCTACCTGGACTGGGTGTACCGGCACGTGCTGGCCGGGCTGGCGCCGGGCATCGAGGTGGTGGAGCACCGCACGCGCGCGACGCGGATCGACGAGACCCGGGTGTGGCTGGACGGTGTGGACGAGCCGCTGGCCGTGGACGTCATCGTGCTCGCGGTCGGGCACCTGGACGCCGAACCGGGTTCGGGTGAGCGGGAACTGGCGGAGTTCGCGGACGCGCACGGGCTGGCGTACTACCCGGCCGGGTACACGGCGGACGTCGGCTACCAGCACGTCGCGCCGGGTGAGCCGGTGCTGGTGCGCGGGTTCGGGCTGGCGTTCGTCGACCTGATGCTGTTGCTGACCGAGGGTCGCGGCGGGCGGTTCGAGGAGCGGTCGGGCGGGCTGGTCTACCACCCGAGCGGGGCGGAACCGGTGCTGCACATCGGTTCCCGGCGCGGGGTGCCGTACCACGCGAAGCCCGGTTACCGGTTGCAGGGTTCGGCGCTGCGCCTGCCGCGGTTCTTCGGCCCGGAGCGGGTTGCGGAGCTGCTGGCGCGGGACCGGCACCTCGACTTCCACGCCGACGTGTGGCCGCACGTCGCGAAGGAGCTGGCGTGGGGGTGCTACAGCGAGCTGTTCACCGGTCATCCGTCGCGGGTGCTGATGTCGTTCGACGATTTTTCCCGCTGCTTCGCGGACTTTGCGTGGGACAGCGCGGAGATGCGGGCGCTGGTGCGGCGGGCGGTGCCTGCCGAGGAGGACCGGCTCGACCTGGAGCGGCTGGACCGGCCGCTGGCTGGCCTGCGGTTCGAGACGGCGGAGGAGTTCGGGAAGCACCTGAGGTCCTATGTGGAGGCGGACCTGGTGCGGCGGGCGGACCCGGCGTATTCGGCCGATCTGGGCGCGTTCATGGCTTTGTTGTCCGCGTACCAGCAGATGCCGTCGTTGACGGCGACCGGAGCGCTCGATGTGTCCGATGTGGATGGTTGGTGGCACGGGTTCTTCTCGTACTACGCGAGCGGCCCGCCACCGCGGCGGTTACACGAGTTGCTGGCGTTGCACCAGGCCGGGGTGGTGTCGTTCCTGGGGGCGGATGTCTCGATTTCGCTGTCCCCGGAAGGGTTTGTTGCGTCGTCGGGCAGCTTTCCCGGTTCGATGACGGCCCGGACGCTGATCGAGGCGCGGCTGCCGAGGCCCAGTGTGGCGCGGGCGTCGGACGGGTTGCTGGCGCAGTTGCGGGGCGCGGGCGAGCTGGCGGAGGAGCACGTGCGGGACCTGCCATCGGGCCGCATCTCGACGCGGGTGTCGGACGGACGGCTACTGGACGCGGCTGGCCGCCCGCAGCCCCGGCGTTTCGCGCTGGGCCCGCACACGAGCGCCCGCTCGGCGGCGGCGTTCACCCGCCCGCGCACCAACGGCCCGTCGTTCCGGCAGAACGACGCGGCGGCACGGGAGATCCTGCGGCTGGTGGGTTGA
- a CDS encoding OsmC family protein — translation MSLTDVIEGTRQAVSADPANAAVSFTVDHQLVTGTQVDVKVRDHAFRVDEPAPLGGTDTAANPVEYALAALGSCQVITYQFWAAKLGVPLTSVKVTVEGDLDLHGFFGFNETRPGFTDVRVTVDLDGPASREAYEDLKRQVDEHCPVLDLFRNPTPTKTALA, via the coding sequence ATGTCGCTCACCGATGTCATCGAGGGAACCCGCCAGGCCGTCTCGGCCGATCCCGCCAACGCCGCTGTCTCGTTCACCGTCGACCACCAGCTGGTCACCGGAACCCAGGTCGACGTGAAGGTGCGGGACCACGCCTTCCGCGTCGACGAACCGGCGCCGCTGGGCGGCACGGACACCGCCGCCAACCCGGTCGAGTACGCGCTGGCCGCGCTCGGCTCGTGCCAGGTGATCACGTACCAGTTCTGGGCCGCGAAGCTGGGCGTGCCGCTGACCTCGGTGAAGGTCACCGTCGAGGGCGATCTCGACCTACACGGCTTCTTCGGGTTCAACGAGACGCGCCCCGGCTTCACCGACGTGCGGGTGACGGTCGACCTGGACGGCCCGGCGAGCCGCGAGGCCTACGAGGACCTCAAGCGCCAGGTCGACGAGCATTGCCCTGTTCTGGACCTCTTCCGCAACCCGACGCCGACGAAGACCGCCCTGGCCTAG